One genomic segment of Gossypium arboreum isolate Shixiya-1 chromosome 3, ASM2569848v2, whole genome shotgun sequence includes these proteins:
- the LOC108476337 gene encoding ras-related protein RABD1-like isoform X2, which yields MILTWIATSVRSVLISTVELDGKTIKLQIWDTAGQERFRTITSSYYRGAHGIIIVYDVTEMESFNSVKQWLNEIDRYANDSVCKLLVGNKCDLVENKVVDTQRAKAFADELGIPFLETSAKDAINVEQAFLTMAGAIKKKMGNQPTANKVAGSVQIKGKPIEQKGNCCG from the exons ATGATTCTTACCTGGATAGCTACATCAGTACGATCGGTGTTGATTTC AACTGTGGAGCTGGATGGCAAGACAATCAAACTGCAAATT TGGGATACTGCTGGACAGGAGCGTTTTCGGACTATTACAAGCAGTTATTACCGAGGAGCTCATGGAATAATA ATTGTCTACGATGTTACTGAGATGGAGAGCTTCAACAGTGTCAAGCAGTGGTTGAATGAGATTGACAGATATGCTAATGATAGTGTATGCAAACTTTTGGTTGGGAACAAATGTGATTTAGTCGAAAACAAGGTTGTTGACACGCAAAGAGCTAAG GCGTTTGCTGATGAACTTGGGATTCCCTTCCTGGAGACAAGTGCTAAAGATGCAATCAATGTGGAGCAGGCTTTCTTAACCATGGCTGGAGCAATCAAGAAAAA AATGGGTAACCAGCCAACTGCTAACAAGGTTGCCGGAAGTGTTCAAATTAAGGGAAAGCCTATTGAGCAGAAGGGCAATTGCTGTGGTTAG
- the LOC108476336 gene encoding ras-related protein RABA2a-like has translation MARRPDEEYDYLFKIVLIGDSGVGKSNLLSRFTRNEFCLESKSTIGVEFATRTLQVEGRTVKAQIWDTAGQERYRAITSAYYRGALGALLVYDVTKPTTFENVSRWLKELRDHADSNIVIMLIGNKTDLKHLRAVSTEDGQSYAEKEGLSFIETSALEAINVEKAFQTILSEIYRIMSKKSLSSDDPAPASIKEGKTIAVGAPDANTKKACCSSS, from the exons atggCGAGGAGACCGGACGAGGAATACGATTACTTGTTCAAGATTGTATTGATCGGCGATTCTGGTGTCGGTAAATCTAACTTACTTTCCCGATTTACTCGAAACGAGTTTTGCTTGGAATCTAAATCTACCATCGGAGTTGAATTCGCCACCCGCACTCTCCAA GTTGAGGGAAGGACTGTGAAAGCTCAAATATGGGACACTGCTGGTCAAGAACGGTATAGAGCAATAACCAGTGCCTACTATAGGGGTGCCCTTGGAGCACTTTTGGTCTACGATGTTACTAAGCCGACGACATTTGAAAATGTAAGCCGATGGTTGAAGGAACTCAGGGACCATGCAGATTCGAATATCGTGATTATGTTGATCGGGAACAAAACTGATTTGAAGCATTTACGTGCGGTTTCCACCGAAGATGGTCAAAGCTATGCAGAGAAAGAGGGGCTTTCGTTCATTGAGACATCTGCACTGGAAGCAATAAATGTCGAGAAAGCTTTCCAGACCATTCTCTCTGAAATATACCGCATCATGAGTAAGAAGTCACTTTCTTCCGATGACCCGGCACCTGCAAGTATTAAAGAAGGGAAGACCATCGCTGTTGGAGCACCAGATGCCAACACTAAAAAGGCTTGCTGCTCATCATCTTGA
- the LOC108476337 gene encoding ras-related protein RABD1-like isoform X1: MSTEYDYLFKLLLIGDSSVGKSCLLLRFADDSYLDSYISTIGVDFKIRTVELDGKTIKLQIWDTAGQERFRTITSSYYRGAHGIIIVYDVTEMESFNSVKQWLNEIDRYANDSVCKLLVGNKCDLVENKVVDTQRAKAFADELGIPFLETSAKDAINVEQAFLTMAGAIKKKMGNQPTANKVAGSVQIKGKPIEQKGNCCG; this comes from the exons ATGAGCACCGAATA CGATTATCTGTTCAAGCTTTTGCTAATCGGCGATTCCTCCGTCGGGAAATCCTGTTTGCTCCTCAGATTCGCT GATGATTCTTACCTGGATAGCTACATCAGTACGATCGGTGTTGATTTC AAAATCAGAACTGTGGAGCTGGATGGCAAGACAATCAAACTGCAAATT TGGGATACTGCTGGACAGGAGCGTTTTCGGACTATTACAAGCAGTTATTACCGAGGAGCTCATGGAATAATA ATTGTCTACGATGTTACTGAGATGGAGAGCTTCAACAGTGTCAAGCAGTGGTTGAATGAGATTGACAGATATGCTAATGATAGTGTATGCAAACTTTTGGTTGGGAACAAATGTGATTTAGTCGAAAACAAGGTTGTTGACACGCAAAGAGCTAAG GCGTTTGCTGATGAACTTGGGATTCCCTTCCTGGAGACAAGTGCTAAAGATGCAATCAATGTGGAGCAGGCTTTCTTAACCATGGCTGGAGCAATCAAGAAAAA AATGGGTAACCAGCCAACTGCTAACAAGGTTGCCGGAAGTGTTCAAATTAAGGGAAAGCCTATTGAGCAGAAGGGCAATTGCTGTGGTTAG
- the LOC108474857 gene encoding uncharacterized protein LOC108474857 produces MTEISKSRSLRFLLFFASVSLHFISGFSDDSKGSNNSSKTKSNAINNTGTKVIFIVLGLVAVGLFSFFLFKLWQKKKRDEQYARLLKLFEEDDELEVELGLRD; encoded by the exons ATGACTGAAATTTCAAAAAGTAGATCGCTCCGTTTCTTACTGTTTTTCGCTTCCGTTTCTCTACACTTTATCTCAG GTTTTTCTGATGACTCTAAAGGTTCAAACAACAGCTCAAAGACAAAATCTAATGCGATTAATAATACTGGGACCAAGGTAATCTTCATAGTGCTTGGACTTGTTGCAGTTGGGTTGTTTTCATTTTTCCTTTTCAAGTTGTGGCAAAAGAAGAAACGAGACGAACAATATGCCCGTCTTTTGAAGTTGTTTGAAGAAGATGATGAGCTCGAGGTCGAGCTTGGCCTGCGGGACTAG